A single region of the Marinobacter salinisoli genome encodes:
- the lpdA gene encoding dihydrolipoyl dehydrogenase, which produces MSDKFDVIVIGAGPGGYVAAIKAAQLGLKTACVESWTSKDGKKQVLGGTCLNVGCIPSKALLEISHKYEEASHDYEMQGIIAKDIKMDIAKMMERKSGIVNQLTGGIAGLFKSNGVTSIHGHGKLLANRKVEVTDKDGNTSVYEAENVILASGSKPIEIPPAPFDGEHIVDSEGALEFDEVPKRLGVIGAGVIGLELGSVWARLGAEVTVIEAQDTFLPAIDQQIAKDAMKQFQKQGLNIVMGARMTGAEVKRKLVNVTYEDSKGKHEEKFDKLIVAVGRRPYTDNLLAEDSGVQMDERGFIFVDDTCKTEAPGVWAIGDVVRGPMLAHKASEEGVMVAERIAGHKPQVNYDCIPNVIYTAPEVAWVGKTEEQLKAEGEEYNVGVFPFAANGRAMAANAASGMVKIVADAKTDRILGFHVIGPQASEIVAQGVIAMEFGSSAEDLALTCFAHPTLSESVHEAALAVGGGAIHVANRRKKK; this is translated from the coding sequence ATGTCTGATAAGTTCGACGTCATTGTTATCGGTGCTGGTCCGGGCGGTTATGTGGCCGCTATCAAGGCCGCACAACTTGGCCTGAAAACGGCCTGTGTTGAATCCTGGACGTCCAAAGACGGCAAAAAGCAGGTGCTGGGCGGTACCTGTCTTAATGTGGGCTGCATTCCTTCCAAGGCTTTGTTGGAAATTTCCCACAAGTATGAGGAAGCCAGCCACGACTACGAAATGCAGGGCATCATCGCCAAAGATATCAAGATGGATATCGCCAAGATGATGGAGCGCAAAAGTGGCATCGTGAACCAGTTGACCGGAGGAATCGCCGGTCTGTTCAAGAGCAATGGTGTTACCTCCATTCACGGCCACGGTAAGCTGCTGGCGAACCGGAAGGTTGAGGTAACCGACAAGGATGGTAATACCTCGGTGTATGAAGCCGAGAATGTCATTCTGGCATCCGGGTCCAAGCCGATTGAAATCCCACCCGCACCGTTCGACGGTGAGCACATCGTGGATTCCGAGGGTGCGCTTGAGTTTGACGAAGTGCCCAAGCGTCTGGGCGTAATCGGTGCCGGCGTTATCGGGCTCGAACTGGGCAGCGTGTGGGCTCGTCTGGGTGCTGAAGTAACGGTAATCGAAGCGCAGGACACTTTCCTGCCGGCGATTGACCAGCAAATTGCAAAAGACGCCATGAAGCAGTTCCAGAAGCAGGGGCTGAACATCGTCATGGGCGCACGCATGACGGGAGCTGAAGTCAAGCGTAAGCTGGTTAACGTCACCTATGAAGACAGCAAGGGCAAGCACGAAGAGAAGTTCGACAAGCTGATTGTCGCGGTTGGTCGTCGCCCGTATACCGACAACCTTCTGGCCGAAGATTCCGGTGTGCAGATGGATGAGCGCGGATTCATCTTCGTTGACGATACGTGCAAGACCGAAGCACCGGGTGTCTGGGCAATCGGCGACGTCGTCCGTGGTCCGATGCTGGCACACAAGGCGTCCGAAGAGGGCGTTATGGTTGCCGAGCGGATCGCCGGGCACAAGCCTCAGGTGAACTACGATTGCATCCCGAATGTCATCTACACGGCGCCGGAAGTTGCCTGGGTTGGCAAAACTGAGGAGCAGTTGAAGGCCGAGGGTGAAGAGTACAATGTGGGTGTTTTCCCGTTCGCGGCCAATGGCCGTGCCATGGCCGCAAACGCGGCGTCCGGCATGGTGAAGATTGTCGCCGACGCGAAGACCGATCGCATTTTGGGCTTCCATGTGATTGGCCCTCAGGCGTCTGAAATCGTCGCCCAAGGCGTTATTGCCATGGAATTCGGTTCCAGCGCTGAAGATCTGGCTTTGACCTGTTTCGCACATCCGACTCTGTCGGAGTCCGTGCACGAAGCAGCTCTGGCCGTAGGTGGTGGCGCGATCCATGTCGCCAACCGCCGCAAAAAGAAGTAA
- the sdhA gene encoding succinate dehydrogenase flavoprotein subunit, which translates to MANIKTMSYDAIVIGGGGAGMRAALQLTESGVNTACITKVFPTRSHTVSAQGGITCAIASADPNDDWRWHMYDTVKGSDYIGDQDAIEYMCSVGPQAVFELEHMGLPFSRTEQGRIYQRPFGGQSKDYGKGGQAARTCAAADRTGHALLHTLYQANLKGGTTFLNEWYAVDLVKNSKNEVVGVVAIEIETGEVAYIKSKATVLATGGAGRIYASTTNALINTGDGIGMALRAGFPMQDMEMWQFHPTGIHGAGTLVTEGCRGEGGYLINSEGERFMERYAPNAKDLAGRDVVARSMVIEILEGRGCGPDKDHVLLKLDHLGEETLNLRLPGICELSRTFAHVDPVKEPIPVVPTCHYMMGGIPTNVGGQALTQDESGNDQPIPGLFACGEAACVSVHGANRLGGNSLLDLVVFGRAAGLHIEEQLRNGFEVDEASEEDIQRAMARLDRLDAASEGESVAEVRKDLQNVMQLYFGVFRDGDSMEEGLKKLEEIGDRVKKTKLADTSKAFNTARIEALELDNLYEVAVATAKSAFERKESRGAHARNDFTERDDENWLKHSLYFPLEQRVGKRDVNFAPKTVDTFEPKIRTY; encoded by the coding sequence ATGGCTAACATCAAGACCATGTCTTACGACGCGATCGTTATCGGTGGCGGCGGTGCCGGTATGCGGGCCGCCCTTCAGTTGACCGAGTCCGGCGTCAACACGGCGTGTATCACTAAAGTATTTCCCACCCGTTCTCACACGGTTTCGGCCCAGGGTGGCATAACCTGTGCCATTGCCAGCGCAGATCCCAATGATGACTGGCGCTGGCACATGTATGACACCGTCAAGGGTTCTGACTACATCGGTGACCAGGACGCGATCGAGTACATGTGCTCGGTAGGGCCTCAGGCTGTGTTTGAGCTCGAGCATATGGGGCTGCCATTCTCCCGGACAGAGCAGGGGCGCATTTATCAGCGTCCGTTCGGTGGTCAGTCCAAGGACTATGGGAAGGGCGGTCAGGCTGCGCGCACCTGCGCGGCTGCGGACCGTACAGGTCACGCCCTGCTGCATACTCTGTATCAGGCCAACCTGAAAGGTGGCACCACGTTCCTGAACGAGTGGTACGCCGTCGATCTGGTGAAAAACTCCAAGAATGAAGTGGTTGGTGTTGTCGCCATCGAAATTGAAACCGGCGAAGTGGCTTACATCAAGTCCAAGGCAACCGTACTGGCAACTGGTGGTGCCGGTCGCATTTACGCCTCCACCACCAACGCCCTGATTAATACCGGCGACGGGATCGGAATGGCGTTGCGGGCGGGCTTCCCGATGCAGGATATGGAGATGTGGCAATTCCACCCGACCGGCATCCACGGAGCCGGTACCCTGGTGACCGAGGGTTGCCGTGGTGAGGGTGGTTACCTGATCAACTCCGAAGGCGAGCGTTTCATGGAGCGTTACGCCCCGAACGCTAAAGATTTGGCGGGCCGGGATGTGGTTGCTCGCTCCATGGTTATCGAGATTCTGGAAGGTCGCGGCTGCGGACCTGACAAGGATCACGTACTGCTGAAGCTGGATCACCTGGGTGAGGAAACCCTGAACCTGCGTCTGCCGGGTATCTGTGAGCTGTCTCGCACCTTTGCACACGTAGATCCGGTCAAAGAGCCGATTCCGGTGGTTCCGACCTGTCACTACATGATGGGTGGTATCCCGACGAACGTGGGCGGCCAGGCGCTGACCCAGGATGAAAGCGGCAACGATCAGCCGATTCCAGGTCTGTTCGCGTGCGGTGAGGCGGCCTGTGTATCTGTTCATGGTGCCAACCGTCTGGGTGGCAACTCCCTGCTGGATCTGGTGGTCTTTGGTCGTGCGGCTGGCCTTCACATTGAAGAGCAGCTCCGTAACGGTTTCGAAGTGGATGAAGCCAGCGAAGAAGATATCCAGCGTGCGATGGCCCGCCTTGATCGTCTGGATGCGGCGTCCGAGGGTGAGAGCGTTGCTGAAGTTCGCAAGGATCTTCAGAACGTCATGCAGCTCTATTTCGGCGTATTCCGTGATGGCGACAGCATGGAAGAAGGTCTGAAAAAGCTGGAAGAGATTGGCGACCGGGTGAAGAAGACCAAGTTGGCCGACACCAGCAAGGCCTTCAACACTGCGCGGATCGAAGCGCTCGAACTGGATAACCTCTACGAGGTTGCCGTGGCGACTGCCAAGTCGGCGTTTGAACGCAAAGAAAGTCGTGGCGCTCACGCCCGTAATGATTTCACCGAACGTGACGACGAGAACTGGCTGAAGCACTCGCTGTACTTCCCGCTGGAGCAACGGGTGGGCAAGCGCGATGTAAACTTTGCGCCGAAGACCGTGGATACCTTTGAACCGAAGATTCGGACTTATTAA
- the sdhC gene encoding succinate dehydrogenase, cytochrome b556 subunit: MNNNRPVNLDLGKFHFPLPAITSILHRISGIIIFVGVAFMLYGLQLSLSGEAGFSRVSELLDSFLAKLIVWGILSALLYHLVAGIKHLLMDVGIGEELETGRLASKITIGVSVVLIVLAGVWVW; this comes from the coding sequence GTGAATAATAATCGACCAGTAAATCTCGATCTCGGCAAGTTCCATTTTCCGCTGCCAGCCATAACGTCCATCCTGCATCGTATCAGTGGCATCATCATTTTTGTCGGTGTCGCCTTCATGTTGTACGGACTGCAGCTTTCCCTGTCCGGGGAAGCCGGCTTCAGTCGTGTAAGTGAGTTGCTGGACAGTTTTCTAGCCAAGCTGATTGTCTGGGGCATTTTGTCTGCTCTTCTTTACCACTTGGTTGCAGGTATCAAGCACCTGCTTATGGATGTGGGTATTGGTGAAGAGCTTGAGACCGGTCGTCTCGCCTCCAAGATCACCATCGGTGTTTCCGTCGTTCTTATTGTTCTGGCAGGAGTTTGGGTATGGTAA
- the odhB gene encoding 2-oxoglutarate dehydrogenase complex dihydrolipoyllysine-residue succinyltransferase, with product MSTEIKAPVFPESVAEGTVATWHKQPGEACSRDELIVDIETDKVVLEVVAPADGVIEEILKGEGDTCESGEVIGKFKEGATGAAKPAEPKAEAQQPEAESAPASSESASGDAILSPAARKLAEENNVDPNAIKGTGKDGRVTKEDVQAHIDGAKSSAKPAAAAAAMPEVNVAAGERAEKRVPMTRLRASIAKRLVDAQQNAAMLTTFNEVNMKPVMELRKQYKDSFEKRHGVKLGFMSFFAKAATEALKRFPAVNASIDGNDMVYHGYQDIGVAVSTDRGLVVPVVRDVDALGLADIEKKIIEYGTKARDGKLGIEDMTGGTFTITNGGIFGSLISTPILNPPQTAILGMHKIQERPMAVNGQVEILPMMYLALSYDHRMIDGKEAVQFLVAIKEMLEDPARILLDV from the coding sequence ATGTCAACTGAGATTAAAGCCCCCGTTTTCCCGGAGTCGGTCGCAGAAGGCACCGTTGCGACCTGGCACAAGCAGCCGGGCGAAGCCTGTTCACGCGACGAACTGATTGTCGATATCGAAACCGACAAGGTGGTTCTTGAGGTGGTTGCACCCGCTGATGGTGTGATTGAGGAAATCCTCAAGGGTGAAGGCGACACCTGTGAGAGCGGTGAAGTAATCGGAAAGTTCAAGGAAGGCGCTACTGGCGCGGCCAAGCCGGCCGAACCGAAAGCTGAAGCGCAGCAGCCCGAAGCTGAAAGCGCCCCAGCTTCATCTGAGTCCGCGTCCGGTGATGCCATCCTGAGCCCGGCAGCACGGAAACTGGCTGAGGAAAACAACGTTGATCCGAATGCCATCAAGGGCACAGGCAAAGACGGCCGTGTCACCAAAGAAGACGTTCAGGCCCACATCGATGGCGCCAAGTCCAGTGCCAAGCCCGCAGCGGCAGCTGCGGCGATGCCGGAAGTGAATGTTGCTGCTGGTGAGCGGGCTGAAAAGCGTGTTCCGATGACCCGTCTGCGCGCGAGCATCGCCAAGCGCCTTGTCGACGCTCAGCAGAACGCCGCCATGCTGACGACGTTCAACGAAGTGAACATGAAGCCGGTCATGGAGCTGCGCAAGCAGTACAAAGACAGCTTCGAGAAGCGTCACGGTGTCAAGCTGGGCTTTATGTCTTTCTTCGCCAAGGCTGCTACCGAAGCGCTCAAGCGTTTCCCGGCGGTGAACGCGTCCATCGATGGTAACGACATGGTTTACCACGGTTACCAGGACATCGGTGTGGCCGTTTCCACCGATCGTGGCCTGGTTGTTCCGGTTGTGCGTGACGTCGATGCATTGGGTCTGGCTGATATTGAGAAGAAAATCATCGAATACGGCACCAAGGCTCGCGATGGCAAGCTGGGCATCGAAGATATGACTGGCGGCACCTTTACCATCACCAACGGTGGTATTTTTGGCTCGCTGATCTCTACGCCGATCCTGAATCCGCCGCAGACCGCAATCCTTGGCATGCACAAGATTCAAGAGCGTCCGATGGCAGTGAACGGGCAGGTAGAAATCCTGCCTATGATGTACCTGGCGTTGTCCTACGATCACCGCATGATCGATGGCAAGGAAGCGGTACAGTTCCTGGTTGCTATTAAAGAGATGCTGGAAGACCCGGCGCGTATTCTGCTGGACGTGTGA
- a CDS encoding succinate dehydrogenase iron-sulfur subunit: MLVSLYRYNPETDNAPYMQDVNLELPEGKDLMVLDVLNLLKEKDPSVSYRRSCREGVCGSDGMNMNGKNGLACITPVSQVVKGDKLVLRPLPGLPVIRDLVVDMSLFYQQYEKVMPYLVNNTPAPAIERLQSPEDREKLDGLYECILCACCSTSCPSFWWNPDKFIGPAGLLQAYRFLADSRDTAQAERLANLDDPFSVFRCRGIMNCVSVCPKGLNPTRAIGHIRNLLLQRAT, encoded by the coding sequence ATGTTGGTAAGCCTGTACCGCTATAATCCGGAAACCGATAACGCCCCTTATATGCAGGACGTGAATCTTGAGTTGCCTGAGGGTAAAGACCTGATGGTGCTGGACGTTCTGAATCTGCTCAAGGAAAAAGACCCGAGCGTGTCTTACCGCCGTTCCTGTCGGGAAGGTGTTTGCGGTTCCGATGGCATGAACATGAACGGCAAGAACGGCTTGGCCTGTATTACCCCGGTTTCTCAGGTGGTGAAAGGGGATAAGCTGGTTCTGCGTCCGCTGCCCGGGCTGCCGGTCATTCGCGACCTCGTGGTTGATATGAGCCTGTTCTACCAGCAGTACGAGAAGGTCATGCCTTACCTGGTGAACAATACGCCCGCACCGGCCATTGAGCGCCTGCAAAGCCCGGAAGATCGCGAGAAGCTGGATGGATTGTACGAGTGTATTCTCTGCGCATGCTGCTCCACCTCTTGTCCTTCTTTCTGGTGGAACCCCGATAAGTTTATCGGGCCGGCCGGCTTGCTTCAGGCGTACCGGTTCCTCGCGGACAGCCGAGACACTGCCCAGGCAGAGCGACTGGCAAATCTGGATGACCCGTTCAGTGTATTCCGCTGCCGGGGTATCATGAACTGTGTAAGTGTTTGCCCGAAAGGTCTGAACCCCACAAGGGCTATCGGCCACATTCGTAACCTCCTGCTGCAGCGGGCGACATAA
- a CDS encoding 2-oxoglutarate dehydrogenase E1 component: protein MHESIMEQLWQTSHLQGGNLAYVEQLFETYLTDPNAVPEEWRNYFDKLPSVDGQHGRDIIHSSIREQFEHISRNQRFLSGQGVPASATSHADRKQIRVLQLINAYRFRGHQEAKLDPLGVWQRPRVEDLNIAFHELTDSDLDLEFQTGSLNFGAETLKLRDIVDGLRATYCESIGAEYMHVVDTRIKRWFQHRMEPVRSRPGYEAGTRKHILERLTAAEGLEKYLGSRYPGVKRFGLEGGESLIPCLDELIQRAGSYGAKEIVLGMAHRGRLNVLVNTLGKSPKELFDEFEGRKLADSGSGDVKYHQGFSSNVMTPGGEVHLAMAFNPSHLEIVSPVVEGSVRARQTRRDDNDGSQVVPIIMHGDAAFAGQGVVMETFQASQTRGYGVGGTIHIVVNNQVGFTTSKQEDARSTEYCTDIAKMVQAPILHVNADDPEAVVFATQMAMDYRNEFKGDVVIDLVCYRRRGHNEADEPAATQPQMYEKIRKLKTTRALYAEYLVAEGVIAEEEAKQMEGDYRDALDDGGHVVKSLVKEPNKKLYVDWTPYLGHEWTAKCKSSVPLKKIQALGKKLTSVPEGFAIQRQVSKIVSDREKMTAGALSLNWGYAEVMAYATLLDEGHPIRITGQDVGRGTFSHRHAVLHNQKDGSQHIALAKLSDDQPKFEIYDSFLSEEAVMAFEYGYATTAPDGLVVWEAQFGDFANGAQVVIDQFLTSGEHKWGRLCGLTLLLPHGYEGQGPEHSSARLERFLQMCAEHNIQVCVPTTPSQVFHMLRRQVKRPLRKPLVAITPKSLLRHKEATSELDDLTTGTFQTVLPEKEPSDPKKVTRLIMCSGKVYFDLLEKKKAEERDDVVILRIEQLYPFPADDLDALLAPYTKLKHVVWCQEEPMNQGAWYPSQHHMRNALQRLNPKLYLQYAGREASAAPACGHMSVHIEEQKKLVNDAFEI, encoded by the coding sequence ATGCACGAAAGCATCATGGAGCAGCTATGGCAGACCTCCCATCTTCAAGGAGGAAATCTTGCCTACGTTGAACAGCTTTTTGAGACCTACCTGACTGATCCCAATGCCGTTCCGGAAGAATGGCGAAATTATTTCGACAAACTGCCCAGTGTTGATGGCCAGCATGGGCGAGACATTATTCATTCGTCCATTCGCGAGCAATTTGAGCACATTTCCCGGAACCAGCGTTTTCTTTCGGGGCAGGGCGTACCTGCCAGTGCCACCAGCCACGCGGATCGGAAGCAAATTCGCGTCCTGCAGCTTATTAATGCGTACCGCTTTCGGGGGCACCAGGAAGCCAAGCTGGATCCGCTGGGCGTGTGGCAGCGGCCTCGTGTCGAAGATCTCAATATAGCGTTCCATGAACTCACCGACTCTGATCTCGATCTGGAGTTCCAGACCGGGTCACTTAATTTTGGTGCCGAAACGCTGAAGCTCCGGGATATCGTTGACGGGCTTCGCGCCACGTATTGCGAGAGTATCGGTGCCGAATACATGCACGTGGTCGATACCCGCATCAAGCGCTGGTTCCAGCATCGTATGGAACCGGTGCGCTCCCGTCCTGGTTATGAAGCGGGCACGCGGAAACATATCCTTGAGCGCCTCACGGCTGCGGAAGGCCTGGAGAAATATCTCGGCTCACGTTATCCGGGTGTGAAGCGCTTTGGTCTTGAGGGCGGTGAGAGTCTGATCCCGTGCCTGGATGAACTGATTCAGCGGGCCGGCTCTTATGGTGCGAAAGAAATTGTTCTGGGTATGGCGCACCGTGGTCGCCTGAACGTTCTGGTCAACACCTTGGGTAAAAGCCCGAAAGAACTGTTTGATGAATTTGAGGGTCGCAAGCTGGCCGACTCCGGTTCCGGCGACGTCAAGTATCACCAGGGCTTCTCGTCAAACGTAATGACGCCGGGTGGCGAAGTCCATTTGGCCATGGCGTTTAACCCGTCTCACCTTGAAATTGTGTCTCCTGTTGTCGAAGGCTCCGTTCGGGCCCGCCAGACGCGGCGTGATGATAATGACGGCAGCCAGGTTGTGCCGATTATCATGCACGGTGACGCGGCGTTTGCCGGCCAGGGCGTGGTCATGGAAACCTTCCAGGCGTCCCAGACCCGGGGCTACGGCGTTGGCGGCACCATTCATATCGTGGTCAACAATCAGGTTGGTTTTACCACCAGCAAGCAGGAAGACGCGCGTTCAACAGAGTACTGCACCGACATTGCCAAGATGGTTCAGGCGCCGATTCTGCACGTGAACGCGGACGATCCTGAAGCGGTTGTTTTCGCAACCCAAATGGCCATGGACTACCGAAACGAGTTCAAGGGTGACGTGGTCATTGATCTGGTTTGTTACCGGCGTCGAGGTCACAACGAGGCCGACGAGCCGGCCGCGACGCAGCCGCAGATGTACGAGAAAATCCGAAAGCTCAAGACGACCCGCGCGCTGTATGCGGAGTACCTGGTCGCTGAGGGTGTGATCGCGGAGGAAGAAGCCAAGCAGATGGAGGGCGACTACCGTGACGCGCTTGACGATGGCGGCCACGTGGTCAAATCGCTGGTCAAGGAGCCGAACAAAAAGCTCTACGTAGACTGGACTCCCTACCTCGGGCACGAGTGGACTGCCAAGTGCAAGAGCAGTGTGCCACTCAAGAAGATTCAGGCGTTGGGCAAGAAACTGACATCGGTCCCTGAAGGTTTTGCAATTCAGCGCCAGGTATCCAAGATTGTCAGCGACCGCGAAAAGATGACCGCAGGCGCGCTTTCCCTGAACTGGGGTTACGCTGAGGTGATGGCGTACGCCACGCTGCTGGATGAGGGGCATCCGATCCGCATTACAGGTCAGGACGTGGGTCGGGGTACTTTCTCACACCGGCACGCGGTTCTGCACAACCAGAAAGACGGGTCCCAGCATATCGCGCTGGCGAAACTCTCGGATGACCAGCCGAAATTCGAAATTTATGACTCTTTCCTGTCGGAAGAGGCAGTCATGGCCTTCGAATACGGATACGCAACCACGGCACCCGATGGACTGGTGGTCTGGGAGGCCCAGTTTGGTGACTTCGCCAACGGTGCACAGGTTGTTATTGATCAGTTCCTGACCAGTGGTGAGCATAAATGGGGTCGGCTGTGTGGCCTGACTCTGCTGCTGCCACACGGCTATGAAGGTCAGGGGCCAGAGCACAGTTCTGCTCGATTGGAGCGTTTTCTGCAGATGTGTGCGGAACACAACATCCAGGTGTGCGTGCCCACCACGCCGTCGCAGGTGTTCCATATGCTGCGTCGCCAGGTCAAGCGTCCGCTGCGCAAGCCGCTGGTTGCGATCACGCCAAAGAGTCTGCTTCGCCATAAGGAGGCGACGTCAGAGCTGGATGATCTGACCACTGGCACCTTCCAGACGGTTCTGCCAGAGAAGGAACCTTCCGATCCCAAGAAGGTGACCCGCCTGATCATGTGCAGCGGCAAGGTGTATTTCGATCTTCTTGAAAAGAAGAAAGCCGAAGAGCGCGACGATGTCGTGATTCTGCGGATCGAGCAGCTGTATCCGTTCCCAGCAGACGACCTGGATGCGTTGCTGGCACCGTACACCAAGCTGAAGCATGTGGTCTGGTGTCAGGAGGAACCGATGAACCAGGGCGCCTGGTACCCGAGCCAGCATCACATGCGTAACGCGCTTCAGCGCCTGAATCCAAAACTCTATCTCCAGTATGCCGGTCGTGAGGCGTCTGCTGCCCCTGCCTGTGGACATATGTCTGTCCACATAGAGGAGCAGAAAAAGCTGGTTAACGATGCGTTTGAAATCTGA
- the sdhD gene encoding succinate dehydrogenase, hydrophobic membrane anchor protein yields MVNSVTNLGRSGVYDWLIQRVTAYVLALYTIFLLGFMVTTDVNYETWSALFGQTWFRIFTLLALLSIGAHAWVGLWTVTTDYIKAVGPRFLVQAACGLTMFVYLVWGIQILWGL; encoded by the coding sequence ATGGTAAACAGTGTTACCAATCTGGGTCGTAGCGGCGTCTACGACTGGCTGATTCAGCGCGTAACTGCCTATGTTTTGGCGCTCTATACAATCTTTTTGCTGGGCTTCATGGTTACGACGGACGTCAACTATGAAACCTGGTCTGCCTTGTTCGGCCAAACCTGGTTCCGAATCTTTACGCTCCTGGCGCTGCTTTCTATCGGCGCTCACGCATGGGTGGGGCTGTGGACGGTCACAACCGACTATATCAAGGCAGTGGGTCCGCGTTTTCTGGTCCAGGCGGCGTGTGGCCTGACCATGTTCGTGTACCTGGTCTGGGGTATTCAGATTCTTTGGGGGCTTTAA